The following proteins come from a genomic window of Sphingosinicella flava:
- a CDS encoding energy transducer TonB: MIETATQDRVKSALVAGAVHALLAYAFIAGLDRHAAPALDPPLKLFDISLPVPPPVVETVQPESRRMPEPEGRAAPPGLKAEASPIVAPKPRVRLDPPPPVVAAPVPGIGASVSQGASDVPGPGTGAGGTGTGTGSGGAGSGTGGGGAAARARQIAGRIVNADYPRAAKRAGVEGEVLVRFTVEPDGRVGRCSVVRSSGSDALDSTTCRLIQQRYRFAPARDASGRPVSDEKGWVQRWWLERD, translated from the coding sequence ATGATCGAGACCGCGACGCAGGACAGGGTCAAATCGGCGCTCGTCGCCGGCGCCGTCCACGCATTGCTCGCTTATGCCTTCATCGCCGGGCTCGACCGGCATGCCGCGCCCGCGCTCGATCCTCCGCTGAAGCTGTTCGACATCAGCTTGCCGGTTCCGCCGCCGGTCGTCGAAACGGTCCAGCCCGAAAGCCGCCGGATGCCGGAACCCGAAGGCCGCGCCGCCCCGCCCGGGTTGAAGGCTGAGGCGTCTCCCATCGTGGCGCCCAAGCCGCGGGTGCGGCTCGATCCACCGCCGCCCGTCGTCGCCGCGCCGGTGCCCGGCATCGGCGCCTCGGTCTCGCAGGGCGCCTCCGACGTCCCGGGCCCCGGCACCGGCGCGGGCGGGACCGGCACGGGCACCGGGAGCGGCGGGGCGGGAAGCGGCACGGGCGGCGGCGGCGCGGCGGCGCGGGCACGGCAGATTGCGGGCCGGATCGTCAATGCCGATTATCCGCGCGCGGCGAAGCGGGCCGGGGTGGAAGGCGAAGTGCTCGTCCGCTTCACCGTCGAGCCCGATGGCCGCGTCGGCCGCTGCTCCGTCGTTCGCTCCAGCGGCAGCGACGCCCTCGATTCCACCACCTGCCGCCTCATCCAGCAACGCTACCGCTTCGCGCCCGCGCGCGACGCGTCGGGCCGTCCGGTCAGCGACGAAAAAGGCTGGGTCCAGCGCTGGTGGCTGGAACGGGACTAA
- a CDS encoding integration host factor subunit alpha, which yields MREPKAGTLTRADLADVVHDEIGLSRAESANVVERILHHMCAALADGENVKISGFGSFILRDKGERIGRNPKTGVEVPIAPRRVLTFRASQLMRERIVSGG from the coding sequence ATGAGGGAGCCAAAGGCCGGCACGCTGACGCGCGCGGATCTCGCCGACGTCGTTCATGACGAAATCGGCCTGTCGCGCGCCGAATCCGCGAATGTCGTCGAACGCATCCTGCACCATATGTGCGCGGCGCTCGCCGATGGCGAGAATGTGAAGATTTCCGGCTTCGGCAGCTTCATCCTGCGCGACAAGGGCGAACGCATCGGCCGCAATCCCAAGACGGGCGTCGAAGTGCCGATCGCGCCGCGCCGCGTCCTCACCTTCCGCGCCAGCCAGCTGATGCGGGAGCGTATCGTCAGCGGCGGCTAA
- a CDS encoding beta-ketoacyl-ACP synthase III: MRRSTIIGTGSALPARCVTNADLAQRVDTSHEWIVERTGIEQRHIAADGETTATLATEAARKALEAAGVPADKIGLIVLATATPDQTFPASATKVQTALGIDDCIAFDVAAVCTGFLYALSVADNMVKGGMADYALVIGAETFSRILDWEDRATCVLFGDGAGALVLKAEETQDRGILATRLHADGRHNELLYVDGGVSTTGTVGKLRMKGKEVFRHAVVNLADVLNEVLAAAGHAPDEVDWVVPHQANKRILDATAKKLGLAPEKVVVTVDRHANTSAASVPLALDTAVRDGRIKKGDLIVMEAMGGGFTWGAAIARY, translated from the coding sequence ATGAGGCGTTCGACGATTATCGGCACCGGTTCCGCCTTGCCCGCGCGCTGCGTCACCAATGCCGATCTTGCGCAGCGCGTCGACACCAGCCACGAATGGATCGTCGAGCGCACCGGCATCGAGCAGCGCCACATCGCCGCCGACGGCGAGACGACCGCGACCCTCGCCACCGAAGCGGCAAGGAAAGCGCTCGAAGCGGCGGGCGTGCCCGCGGACAAGATCGGCCTCATCGTGCTCGCCACCGCCACCCCCGACCAGACCTTTCCGGCCAGCGCCACGAAGGTCCAGACCGCGCTCGGCATCGACGACTGCATCGCCTTCGACGTCGCCGCCGTCTGCACCGGCTTTCTCTACGCCCTCTCCGTCGCCGACAATATGGTGAAGGGCGGCATGGCCGATTATGCGCTCGTCATCGGCGCGGAAACCTTCAGCCGCATCCTCGATTGGGAGGATCGCGCCACCTGCGTCCTCTTCGGCGACGGCGCGGGCGCTTTGGTCCTGAAGGCGGAAGAAACGCAGGATCGCGGCATCCTCGCCACCCGCCTCCATGCCGACGGCCGCCACAACGAGCTTCTCTATGTCGATGGCGGCGTGTCGACGACTGGCACGGTCGGCAAGCTCCGCATGAAGGGCAAGGAAGTGTTCCGCCACGCGGTCGTGAACCTCGCCGATGTCCTGAACGAAGTGCTCGCCGCCGCCGGGCACGCGCCGGACGAGGTCGACTGGGTCGTCCCGCATCAGGCCAACAAGCGCATTCTCGATGCGACCGCCAAGAAGCTCGGCCTCGCGCCTGAAAAAGTGGTGGTCACGGTCGACCGGCATGCCAACACGTCGGCCGCCTCGGTGCCGCTCGCGCTCGACACGGCGGTGCGGGACGGACGAATCAAAAAGGGCGACCTCATCGTGATGGAGGCGATGGGCGGCGGCTTTACCTGGGGTGCCGCGATCGCTCGTTACTGA
- a CDS encoding MerR family transcriptional regulator gives MADSKSEGAFRTISEVAAELGVPQHILRYWETRFPQLKPLQRAGNRRYYRPDDVALARRIHQLLDQEGYTIRGVQQMLAGKGAGPSAQPVQSAPAPSIAAAPSAPPAMPVEALAALRALLQDALDEG, from the coding sequence ATGGCGGATTCCAAGAGCGAGGGCGCGTTCCGCACGATCAGCGAAGTCGCCGCCGAGCTTGGAGTCCCGCAGCATATCCTGCGTTATTGGGAAACGCGTTTCCCGCAATTGAAGCCGCTGCAGCGCGCGGGCAACCGCCGTTATTACCGGCCCGACGATGTCGCGCTCGCCCGCCGCATCCACCAGCTTCTGGACCAGGAAGGCTATACGATCCGCGGCGTCCAGCAGATGCTGGCGGGGAAGGGGGCGGGGCCCTCCGCCCAGCCTGTTCAATCCGCGCCCGCTCCATCCATAGCGGCCGCCCCATCCGCGCCGCCCGCCATGCCGGTCGAGGCGCTCGCCGCCCTCCGCGCGCTGCTTCAGGACGCGCTCGACGAAGGCTGA
- a CDS encoding SixA phosphatase family protein — MKILTLLRHAKSTWDDPVARDFDRPLNRRGRRAAQTVGRAMRAEKLIFDAVRASPALRVVETLADIETGYGRALSPDYDQRLYLAAAETLLDIVRETDDGVERLMIVGHNPGLERLALMLAGPGALREEAAVKYPTATIAEIRFDVAHWADVAEGEGTIARFIRPRDLDPELGPDEDSY; from the coding sequence ATGAAAATCCTGACTTTGCTGCGCCACGCCAAGTCCACCTGGGACGATCCGGTAGCGCGGGATTTCGACCGGCCCTTGAACCGGCGCGGGCGGCGGGCGGCGCAGACGGTGGGCCGCGCGATGCGGGCCGAGAAATTGATCTTCGACGCGGTGCGCGCATCGCCCGCCCTGCGCGTCGTCGAGACCCTGGCCGATATCGAAACCGGTTATGGCCGCGCCTTGTCGCCCGATTACGACCAGCGCCTCTATCTCGCCGCGGCGGAGACGTTGCTGGATATCGTGCGGGAGACGGATGACGGCGTCGAGCGGCTGATGATCGTCGGCCACAATCCGGGCCTCGAGCGGCTGGCGCTGATGCTGGCCGGGCCGGGTGCGCTGCGCGAGGAAGCGGCGGTCAAATATCCGACCGCGACGATTGCCGAAATCCGGTTCGACGTGGCGCATTGGGCCGATGTGGCGGAAGGCGAAGGCACCATCGCCCGTTTCATCCGGCCGCGCGATCTGGATCCCGAGCTGGGGCCGGACGAGGACAGTTATTGA
- a CDS encoding lysine--tRNA ligase, with protein MTIPQEIREAAKVSKAWPYEEARKLLKRYPDGPGEKGIVFETGYGPSGLPHLGTFQEVARTLMVRHALHEIVDWPTRLIAFSDDMDGMRKVPPGVPHQDMMHDHLDQPLSRVPDPFGCGHASYADHNNNLLKAFLDRFGFDYEFRASSDCYGSGAFDDALRQVLRQYDAIMGVMLPTLREERRQTYSPVLPISQVNGKVLQVPVEVVDAETGLIRYTDPATGEAVEQSILKGGAKLQWKVDWAMRWYALGVDYEMAGKDLIDSVTQSSKIVRILGSRPPEGFNYELFLDENGEKISKTKGNGVTIDQWLTYAPPESLSFYLYREPKRAKQLSFGIIPRAVDEYQQFLAAYPAQEADKKLGNPVHHVHAGNPPAARMPLTFALLLNLVGVASSDDKDLLWAFVRRYAPDASPETHPELDALIGYAGAYFRDFVKDSLHRRAPDEKEAAALRDLDAQLGGMAEDTDADTIQNMVFEVGKAHSFENLRDWFKALYETLLGTSQGPRMGSFIALYGVGNSRKLIAEALAR; from the coding sequence GTGACGATTCCGCAAGAGATCCGCGAAGCCGCAAAGGTTTCAAAGGCTTGGCCTTATGAAGAGGCGCGGAAGCTCTTGAAACGCTATCCGGACGGTCCGGGCGAAAAGGGCATCGTCTTCGAAACCGGCTACGGCCCATCGGGCCTGCCGCACCTCGGCACGTTCCAGGAGGTCGCCCGCACCCTGATGGTGCGCCATGCCCTCCACGAAATCGTCGATTGGCCGACCCGCCTCATCGCTTTCTCCGACGACATGGACGGCATGCGCAAGGTGCCGCCCGGCGTGCCGCATCAGGATATGATGCACGACCATCTCGATCAGCCTTTGTCCCGCGTGCCCGACCCGTTTGGCTGCGGCCACGCAAGCTATGCCGATCACAACAACAATCTCTTGAAGGCTTTTCTCGACCGCTTCGGCTTCGACTATGAATTCAGGGCCTCGTCGGACTGCTACGGCTCAGGCGCCTTCGACGATGCGCTGCGCCAGGTGTTGCGCCAATATGACGCAATCATGGGCGTCATGCTCCCGACTTTGCGCGAAGAGCGCCGCCAGACCTATTCGCCGGTCCTCCCGATCAGCCAGGTCAATGGCAAGGTGTTGCAGGTTCCGGTCGAGGTCGTGGACGCCGAAACCGGCCTCATCCGCTACACCGATCCCGCGACCGGCGAAGCGGTCGAACAGTCGATCCTGAAGGGCGGCGCGAAGCTGCAGTGGAAGGTCGACTGGGCGATGCGCTGGTATGCGCTCGGCGTCGATTATGAAATGGCGGGCAAGGATTTGATCGACAGCGTTACCCAAAGCTCGAAGATCGTCCGTATCCTTGGGAGCCGCCCGCCCGAAGGCTTCAATTACGAGCTCTTCCTCGACGAAAATGGCGAAAAGATTTCGAAGACCAAGGGCAACGGCGTCACCATCGACCAGTGGCTGACCTATGCGCCGCCGGAAAGCCTCAGCTTCTACCTCTATCGCGAACCGAAGCGGGCGAAGCAGCTCAGCTTCGGCATCATTCCACGGGCGGTGGACGAATATCAGCAATTCCTCGCCGCCTATCCGGCGCAGGAAGCGGACAAGAAGCTCGGCAATCCCGTCCACCACGTTCATGCGGGCAATCCGCCGGCGGCGCGGATGCCGCTCACCTTCGCGCTTCTCCTCAATCTGGTCGGCGTCGCGTCGAGCGACGACAAGGATCTGCTCTGGGCCTTCGTCAGGCGCTACGCGCCCGACGCCTCGCCGGAAACCCATCCCGAACTCGATGCCCTGATCGGCTATGCGGGCGCCTATTTCCGCGATTTCGTGAAGGACAGCCTCCATCGCCGCGCGCCCGATGAAAAGGAGGCCGCCGCGCTCCGCGACCTCGACGCCCAGCTCGGCGGAATGGCGGAGGATACCGACGCCGACACGATCCAGAACATGGTCTTCGAAGTCGGCAAGGCCCACAGTTTCGAAAACCTGCGCGATTGGTTCAAGGCGCTCTACGAAACCTTGCTCGGCACCAGCCAGGGGCCGCGCATGGGCAGTTTCATCGCCCTTTACGGCGTCGGGAACAGCCGCAAACTGATCGCCGAGGCGCTGGCCCGCTAA
- a CDS encoding ATP-dependent DNA helicase gives MTASLPYPALYATHGGIWIADPEGRVRGVGRGEAIARAAETPMVMLNAPLVGQRLGYPDLSGLDLLELFAFVHPARFVVPTPKGLAGVLRSSPVRGGGSAVALTEGLAKGSGQPLHQPSAGPPPHAGEDFDGAYAAAFLLEAAETLLSTLEDPAWPEREGAWASAQSLYRLRWPWAAAVAQRLKRPERDERWLFSKLPEWEEGGARGQPRPVRVAPEDAVERLARLTGQGAEAREGQKDYAAAAAGAFGPRVADGLPNMLLAEAGTGIGKTLGYLAPASLWAEKADGAVWVSTYTKALQRQLDKEGLRLFPDAIERKKKVVVRKGRENYLCLLNLEDALQGGFAGRAAILAQLVARWAAYTKDGDMVGGDLPGWLPTLFRRAGSTALTDRRGECVYAGCPHYRKCFIERAARASQDADIVIANHALVMVNAARGRESGNPPTRLIFDEGHHLFDAADSTFGVALSGQEAIEMRRWLIGPEGKSRGRRRGLSARLSDVASYDEQGALALDAAVQAAGLLPGDGWIGRIAEGVPFGPLEKLLSAVRGTVYARASAQDAGYGLETEMAELDGDIVAAAQPAAEALEALMRPLMALAKRLEAVLEDAPDWLDAQARARIEGAIAGLSWRTGTLSAWIALVSRLGGPADPDFVDWLGVERAEGREYDIGLHRRWLDPTRPLAETVLKPAHGVIVTSATLRGSEDWGAAEARTGAWHLDRPPLHFEAPSPFDYGANSEVLIVTDLKRGDIPQLAGAYARLIEAAEGGTLGLFTAIQRLKAVHARIADRLARAGLPLYAQHVDPMDTGTLVDIFRDDPRASLIGTDALRDGVDVPGHSLRLVVMEGVPWPRPTVLHAARRAAGGGSAYDDRVVRARMAQAFGRLIRRAEDRGLFVLLSAAAPSRLMTAFPPGVAISRVTFDEAVARVRARLSSAAFLVQESDPDVTASERAE, from the coding sequence ATGACGGCCTCTTTGCCTTATCCGGCGCTCTACGCAACCCATGGCGGCATCTGGATCGCCGATCCTGAGGGCAGGGTGCGCGGCGTCGGGCGCGGCGAAGCGATCGCGCGCGCCGCCGAAACGCCGATGGTGATGCTGAACGCGCCGTTGGTGGGACAGCGGCTGGGCTATCCCGATTTGTCGGGGCTGGATTTGCTGGAGCTGTTCGCGTTCGTGCATCCGGCAAGATTCGTGGTGCCCACGCCGAAAGGGCTGGCGGGAGTTTTGAGATCCTCCCCGGTACGGGGAGGTGGCAGCGCGGTAGCGCTGACGGAGGGGCTGGCAAAGGGTTCGGGGCAGCCCCTCCACCAGCCTTCGGCTGGTCCCCCTCCCCATGCTGGGGAGGATTTTGACGGTGCATACGCCGCTGCATTTCTGCTCGAAGCGGCCGAAACACTCCTCTCCACCCTCGAAGACCCCGCCTGGCCCGAGCGCGAGGGCGCCTGGGCTTCGGCGCAATCGCTTTACCGGCTGCGCTGGCCGTGGGCGGCGGCGGTGGCGCAAAGATTGAAGCGGCCGGAGCGGGATGAGCGGTGGCTGTTTTCCAAGCTCCCGGAATGGGAGGAAGGCGGTGCCCGCGGACAGCCCCGGCCGGTGCGGGTGGCGCCGGAGGACGCGGTGGAACGGCTGGCGCGGCTGACCGGGCAGGGCGCGGAAGCGCGGGAGGGGCAGAAGGATTATGCCGCCGCCGCCGCCGGAGCGTTCGGGCCGCGCGTGGCCGACGGCCTTCCCAACATGCTGCTCGCCGAGGCCGGGACGGGGATCGGCAAGACCCTGGGCTATCTCGCGCCCGCTTCGCTGTGGGCGGAGAAAGCGGACGGGGCGGTGTGGGTGTCGACCTATACCAAGGCGCTGCAGCGCCAGCTCGACAAGGAAGGATTGCGGCTTTTCCCCGATGCGATTGAGCGCAAGAAGAAGGTGGTCGTCCGCAAGGGGCGGGAAAATTATCTGTGCCTGCTGAACTTGGAAGACGCGCTGCAAGGCGGCTTTGCGGGCCGGGCGGCGATCCTGGCGCAACTCGTGGCGCGCTGGGCGGCCTATACCAAAGACGGGGACATGGTGGGCGGCGACCTGCCGGGCTGGCTCCCCACCCTCTTCCGGCGGGCGGGATCGACGGCGCTGACCGACCGGCGCGGCGAATGCGTCTATGCCGGCTGCCCGCATTACCGGAAATGCTTCATCGAGCGGGCGGCGCGGGCGAGCCAGGATGCGGATATCGTCATCGCCAACCATGCGCTCGTCATGGTCAACGCGGCGCGCGGGCGGGAGAGCGGCAATCCGCCCACCCGCCTGATCTTCGACGAGGGCCATCATCTGTTCGACGCGGCGGATTCGACGTTCGGCGTGGCGCTCAGCGGGCAGGAAGCGATCGAGATGCGGCGCTGGCTGATCGGGCCGGAGGGCAAGTCGCGCGGGCGGCGGCGCGGGCTGTCGGCGCGGCTGAGCGACGTTGCGTCCTATGACGAGCAGGGGGCGCTGGCGCTCGACGCGGCGGTGCAGGCGGCGGGTTTGCTGCCGGGCGACGGCTGGATCGGGCGGATCGCGGAAGGAGTGCCGTTCGGGCCGCTGGAAAAGCTGCTGAGCGCAGTACGCGGCACCGTCTATGCGCGGGCCTCGGCGCAGGATGCGGGTTATGGGCTCGAGACCGAAATGGCCGAGCTCGACGGCGATATCGTCGCGGCGGCGCAGCCGGCCGCCGAGGCTCTGGAGGCCTTGATGCGGCCCTTGATGGCGCTCGCCAAACGGCTGGAGGCGGTGCTGGAGGACGCGCCGGACTGGCTCGACGCGCAGGCGCGGGCGCGGATCGAGGGGGCGATTGCGGGGCTGTCGTGGCGGACAGGGACGCTCAGCGCGTGGATCGCGCTCGTGTCGCGGCTTGGCGGTCCGGCCGATCCCGATTTCGTCGACTGGCTCGGCGTCGAGCGGGCGGAGGGGCGCGAATATGATATCGGGCTGCACCGGCGCTGGCTCGACCCGACGCGGCCGCTCGCCGAGACGGTGCTGAAGCCCGCGCATGGCGTGATCGTTACGTCCGCGACCCTGCGCGGGAGCGAGGATTGGGGCGCGGCGGAGGCGCGGACCGGGGCCTGGCACCTCGATCGCCCGCCGCTCCACTTCGAAGCGCCGAGCCCGTTCGATTATGGCGCGAACAGCGAAGTGCTGATCGTCACCGACCTGAAGCGCGGCGATATTCCGCAGCTTGCCGGGGCCTATGCGCGGCTGATCGAGGCGGCGGAGGGCGGGACGCTGGGGCTGTTCACCGCCATCCAGCGGCTGAAGGCGGTCCATGCGCGGATCGCGGACCGGCTGGCGCGGGCCGGGCTGCCGCTCTACGCCCAGCATGTCGATCCGATGGACACCGGCACCCTGGTCGACATCTTCCGCGACGATCCGCGCGCGTCCCTCATCGGCACCGACGCCTTGCGCGACGGGGTCGACGTGCCGGGCCATTCGCTGCGGCTCGTGGTGATGGAGGGCGTGCCGTGGCCGCGCCCGACCGTGCTCCACGCGGCGCGGCGGGCGGCGGGCGGGGGCAGCGCCTATGACGACCGCGTCGTGCGGGCGCGCATGGCGCAGGCGTTCGGACGGCTGATCCGGCGGGCGGAGGACAGGGGGCTGTTCGTCCTTCTGTCGGCGGCGGCGCCGTCGCGGCTGATGACCGCCTTTCCGCCCGGCGTCGCGATCAGCCGGGTGACGTTCGACGAGGCGGTGGCGCGGGTGCGGGCGCGCCTTTCCAGCGCCGCCTTTTTGGTGCAAGAAAGCGATCCGGACGTTACGGCATCCGAAAGGGCGGAATGA